From one Streptomyces sp. SCSIO 30461 genomic stretch:
- the manA gene encoding mannose-6-phosphate isomerase, class I, whose protein sequence is MDRLSNTVRPYTWGSTTLIPELLGVAPSGEPQAELWMGAHPAGPSGTDRGALNEVIAADPVRELGVATTARFGPRLPFLFKVLAAGSPLSLQVHPDRARAREGFAAEEEAGVPLDAPDRNYKDDNHKPELICALTPFDGFCGFRSSIEAADLIAGLGVDSLKPYVDLLHAHPEDAALREVLTAVLSADRSELARTVDEAAAASARIGGPYTPFATLAHHFPGDPGVIAAMLLNHVVLQPGEAMYLGAGVPHAYLSGLGVEIMANSDNVLRCGLTPKHVDVPELLRVVRFDPSEPIVLRPEASPSGEEVYDIPIDEFRLSRFVRGPGAEPTDITAHTPQILLATAGRPEAGGLSLAPGESVFVPAGEKAELSGTGTVFRATVAA, encoded by the coding sequence ATGGACCGCCTCTCCAACACCGTGCGCCCCTACACCTGGGGATCGACGACCCTCATTCCCGAGCTGCTCGGCGTCGCCCCCAGTGGCGAACCCCAGGCCGAACTGTGGATGGGCGCCCACCCCGCAGGTCCGTCCGGCACCGACCGGGGAGCCCTCAACGAGGTCATCGCAGCCGATCCCGTACGCGAACTCGGCGTCGCCACCACCGCCAGGTTCGGCCCCCGGCTCCCATTCCTGTTCAAGGTGCTCGCGGCCGGCAGCCCGCTCTCACTCCAGGTGCACCCCGACCGCGCCCGGGCCAGGGAGGGCTTCGCCGCCGAGGAGGAGGCCGGTGTGCCCCTGGACGCCCCGGACCGCAACTACAAGGACGACAACCACAAGCCCGAGCTGATCTGCGCCCTCACCCCGTTCGACGGCTTCTGCGGCTTCCGCTCGTCGATCGAGGCCGCCGACCTCATCGCCGGGCTCGGCGTCGACTCGCTCAAGCCGTACGTCGACCTGCTGCACGCCCACCCGGAGGACGCCGCGCTCCGCGAGGTCCTCACCGCCGTGCTCAGCGCCGACCGCTCCGAGCTCGCCCGCACCGTGGACGAAGCGGCAGCCGCGTCCGCGCGCATCGGCGGACCGTACACCCCGTTCGCCACGCTCGCCCACCACTTCCCCGGCGACCCGGGCGTCATCGCGGCCATGCTCCTCAACCACGTCGTGCTCCAGCCGGGCGAGGCCATGTACCTCGGTGCCGGGGTCCCCCACGCGTACCTCTCCGGGCTCGGCGTCGAGATCATGGCCAACTCCGACAATGTCCTGCGCTGCGGGCTGACCCCCAAGCACGTGGATGTGCCCGAGCTGCTGCGCGTCGTCCGCTTCGATCCCTCCGAACCCATCGTGCTGCGCCCGGAGGCGTCCCCCTCGGGCGAAGAGGTCTACGACATCCCGATCGACGAGTTCCGGCTGTCCCGCTTCGTAAGGGGGCCGGGCGCGGAGCCCACCGACATCACCGCCCACACCCCGCAGATCCTGCTGGCCACGGCCGGACGCCCCGAGGCCGGCGGACTCAGCCTCGCTCCCGGCGAGTCGGTCTTCGTCCCGGCGGGCGAAAAGGCCGAACTGTCCGGTACGGGCACCGTGTTTCGTGCCACAGTGGCGGCCTGA
- a CDS encoding Trm112 family protein — translation MPLEAGLLEILACPACHAPLGDETAADTPELICTGKDCGLAYPVRDGIPVLLVDEARRPA, via the coding sequence ATGCCGCTTGAAGCCGGCCTTCTGGAGATCCTCGCCTGCCCGGCCTGCCACGCCCCGCTCGGCGACGAAACGGCGGCTGACACGCCCGAGCTGATCTGCACCGGCAAGGACTGCGGCCTGGCGTACCCCGTACGCGACGGCATCCCCGTCCTGCTGGTGGACGAAGCCCGCCGCCCCGCGTGA
- a CDS encoding cation diffusion facilitator family transporter: protein MSASGGTKAIVAALAANLAIAVAKFVAFLFSGSSSMLAESVHSMADSGNQGLLLLGGKKARREATPQHPFGYGRERYIYAFLVSIVLFSVGGMFAVYEGYEKIAHPHEIKDWYWPIGVLVFAIIAEGFSFRTAIKESNVLRGNRSWKEFVRHAKAPELPVVLLEDFGALVGLILALGGVGLALLTGNGVWDGIGTVCIGVLLILIALVLAAETKSLLLGEAAGAEDVEKIKDAVVDGRTVTGIIHMRTLHIGPEELLVAIKVAVRHNDTAVQVAEAINAAEDRIRTAVPIARVIYVEPDIYSEAAAAAGPDPARSPGGPGPELDH, encoded by the coding sequence ATGAGCGCGTCAGGCGGAACCAAGGCGATCGTCGCGGCACTCGCCGCGAACCTCGCCATCGCGGTAGCCAAGTTCGTGGCGTTCCTCTTCAGCGGCTCCTCGTCGATGCTTGCGGAGAGCGTCCACTCGATGGCCGATTCCGGCAATCAGGGCCTGCTGCTCCTCGGCGGCAAGAAGGCCCGACGGGAGGCCACCCCGCAGCATCCCTTCGGCTATGGCCGCGAGCGCTACATCTACGCCTTCCTCGTGTCGATCGTGCTCTTCTCGGTCGGTGGCATGTTCGCCGTCTACGAGGGCTACGAGAAGATCGCGCATCCCCACGAGATCAAGGACTGGTACTGGCCGATCGGCGTGCTCGTCTTCGCGATCATCGCGGAGGGCTTCTCCTTCCGCACCGCCATCAAGGAGTCCAACGTCCTGCGCGGCAACCGCTCCTGGAAGGAGTTCGTCCGCCACGCCAAGGCACCCGAGCTGCCCGTCGTCCTGCTTGAGGACTTCGGCGCGCTGGTCGGCCTGATCCTCGCACTCGGCGGTGTCGGCCTCGCGCTCCTCACCGGCAACGGTGTCTGGGACGGCATCGGCACCGTTTGCATCGGCGTCCTGCTGATCCTCATCGCACTGGTGCTGGCCGCCGAGACCAAGTCGCTGCTCCTCGGCGAGGCAGCCGGCGCCGAGGACGTCGAGAAGATCAAGGACGCGGTCGTGGACGGCCGGACGGTCACCGGGATCATCCACATGCGCACGCTCCACATCGGACCGGAGGAGCTGCTGGTCGCGATCAAGGTAGCCGTCCGGCACAACGACACGGCGGTCCAGGTCGCGGAGGCGATCAACGCAGCCGAGGACCGCATCCGCACCGCCGTGCCGATCGCACGGGTCATCTATGTGGAGCCCGACATCTACAGTGAGGCCGCCGCCGCGGCTGGGCCCGATCCGGCCAGATCCCCGGGTGGCCCGGGCCCGGAGCTCGATCACTGA
- a CDS encoding SIS domain-containing protein, with the protein MLDESLLDAPEALARADRRELLRGAAEAGARVRTAARHAAEAGIAELRPEGRPRAVLIAGPGTAATGVADLISALAGASAPVTRLHPTGVAPAAGALRWALPGWAGSVDLLLIATTDGSEPGLALLAEQAYRRGCTIVAVAPQRSPLAEAVNGVHGMVVPMATAPYELYDETQAAASPGAFWALFTPLLALLDRVGLVAAPSDALESVADRLDSMAERCGPAIATYSNPAKTLAAELADTLPLIWTEGTAGPVGRRFAAVIAELAGLPALSAELPEALPAHGVLLAGGFAAGADPDDFFRDRVDEPQALRARVLLLRDRVDGAGALTAAPAARELALSHDTAISELEPEEGSELETLAELLAVTDFAAGYLALATSAGANG; encoded by the coding sequence ATGCTCGACGAGTCACTCCTCGACGCCCCGGAAGCCCTCGCCCGCGCCGATCGCCGCGAACTCCTCCGCGGCGCAGCCGAGGCAGGCGCGCGGGTGCGCACCGCCGCGCGCCACGCCGCCGAGGCGGGGATCGCCGAGCTGAGGCCCGAGGGACGCCCCCGGGCCGTCCTCATCGCCGGACCGGGCACCGCCGCCACCGGTGTGGCCGACCTGATCTCCGCGCTCGCCGGGGCGTCGGCACCGGTCACGCGGCTGCATCCGACCGGCGTCGCACCCGCTGCCGGGGCGCTGCGCTGGGCGCTGCCCGGCTGGGCGGGCTCCGTCGATCTGCTGCTCATCGCCACCACGGACGGATCCGAGCCGGGACTCGCCCTGCTGGCCGAGCAGGCCTACCGGCGCGGCTGCACCATCGTCGCCGTCGCCCCGCAGCGCTCCCCGCTCGCCGAGGCGGTCAACGGTGTGCACGGCATGGTGGTGCCGATGGCGACCGCGCCGTACGAGCTCTACGACGAGACCCAGGCAGCGGCGAGCCCCGGCGCGTTCTGGGCACTGTTCACCCCGCTGCTCGCCCTGCTCGACCGCGTGGGCCTGGTCGCGGCGCCCTCGGATGCGCTTGAGAGCGTCGCCGACCGGCTCGACAGCATGGCCGAGCGCTGCGGGCCCGCTATCGCGACCTACAGCAATCCCGCCAAGACGCTTGCGGCCGAACTCGCCGACACCCTCCCGCTGATCTGGACCGAGGGAACCGCGGGCCCCGTCGGACGCCGCTTCGCCGCCGTGATCGCCGAACTGGCAGGGCTTCCCGCACTCTCCGCGGAGCTCCCCGAGGCGCTTCCGGCACACGGCGTACTGCTCGCAGGCGGCTTCGCCGCGGGGGCCGACCCCGACGACTTCTTCCGCGACCGGGTCGATGAACCCCAGGCGCTGCGCGCCCGTGTCCTGCTGCTGCGCGACCGGGTCGACGGGGCCGGGGCGCTCACCGCGGCCCCCGCCGCCCGCGAGCTGGCGCTCAGTCACGACACGGCGATCAGCGAGCTGGAGCCGGAGGAGGGCAGCGAGCTGGAGACCCTCGCGGAGCTGCTCGCCGTGACCGACTTCGCCGCAGGTTATCTCGCTCTCGCGACCAGCGCGGGGGCCAACGGCTGA